In Pajaroellobacter abortibovis, the following are encoded in one genomic region:
- the thiD gene encoding bifunctional hydroxymethylpyrimidine kinase/phosphomethylpyrimidine kinase: MTLSYQRLPRVLTIAGSDSGGGAGIQGDLKTIAALGCFGTSVITVLTAQNTQGVRSIFEVSPQFVSEQLQTVLEDIGTDAIKTGMLYHPEIIREVANVLKRYPTIPIVVDPVMTAKGGATLLQQKALIPLREALFPLASILTPNLPEAEMLIGYPIKDESPQHQEKAATELLVSLGPQAKAVVLKGGHYSGTKAKDCVCLREDNRIRTLWMKAPRIHTQNTHGTGCTLSSAIACFLAKGWTVAASIEQAKKYVTAAIQKGASIRLGQGHGPLHHFYSLSDLEPFHVHSY; the protein is encoded by the coding sequence ATGACTCTTTCTTATCAGCGCTTACCGCGTGTTTTAACCATTGCCGGATCAGACAGCGGGGGGGGAGCTGGCATTCAGGGGGACCTGAAAACAATTGCAGCTCTAGGATGCTTCGGAACATCCGTCATCACTGTGCTGACAGCACAGAACACCCAAGGTGTCCGCTCAATCTTTGAAGTAAGCCCTCAGTTTGTCAGTGAGCAGCTGCAAACTGTGCTAGAAGATATAGGCACCGATGCAATCAAAACAGGGATGCTTTACCATCCTGAAATTATCCGAGAAGTAGCAAATGTGCTCAAACGATATCCTACGATCCCAATCGTCGTCGATCCCGTGATGACCGCGAAAGGGGGAGCAACTCTCCTCCAGCAAAAAGCGCTCATCCCTCTTCGAGAGGCACTATTTCCCCTTGCTAGTATCCTGACTCCTAACCTCCCTGAAGCTGAAATGTTGATTGGCTACCCGATCAAGGATGAGAGTCCTCAGCATCAAGAGAAAGCTGCCACAGAATTGTTAGTCTCTTTAGGTCCCCAAGCGAAAGCAGTTGTACTCAAAGGAGGTCATTATTCAGGGACAAAAGCGAAGGACTGCGTCTGCCTCCGAGAAGACAACAGAATTCGCACCCTATGGATGAAAGCGCCGCGCATCCATACACAGAACACCCATGGAACAGGATGCACGCTGTCCTCTGCTATCGCATGTTTTTTAGCTAAAGGCTGGACCGTGGCAGCATCCATCGAACAAGCAAAAAAGTACGTCACTGCTGCAATTCAAAAAGGGGCTTCCATCCGACTAGGTCAAGGCCACGGACCGCTTCACCATTTCTACTCTCTTTCCGATCTGGAGCCGTTCCACGTGCATTCGTATTGA
- a CDS encoding SNF2-related protein, translating into MGLIFILSTPFTNAISILNDRVIRRLLGARSFLRGYNYVRRRAVSQIKIEGASAHAFVCGSQTEPYAVQIRLTSAGISSECSCPASSKIQGHCKHVAALLIALRDQVWSTGAGCQTPPFAEHSSGAVAGSPQNGHGFLVESHASSSLAHAKRNKRSRLRTSRGASSNGGRSGRARTEGILSSSTPCPSGVHVWLPHQGVVLPQSIEYRLQVKPGVLTVTLLDPSARTRLLPSTLLVAQDETPTPDRDAIRLLARLENSGSRRIGIEVRGEDASELLSLLKGRKVILEPAMMELRFGEEPLKARFDLDLSENGAHVFVKVSFARSDDSRRFTLTQGAWFEGDPGWHVDPQEGVARPIERRVSPATMRRLLRTPVLQAPMENLSALIAEGLPRVVLQVGAELPELSQVADVVDVVLTFRVWATGTLTDARVFLRAAYEDMEVDVRADGMTPPVMVKPPDTASPTRRARCIRCDIAAQQEAVEKLRELGLTPDEEGNGFMASGDDAVRFWTEGISTLPEEWDLFIPDDLVDVHVRTEVLGAHARVFSGVDWLSLRLSFEAEGVAVTQEELARCLAEGRRYVRLSEGSYARVDIQKVREVLQRQAEILATSNASNGRLPLSQAGRLQDLLACVNHSTVSDETRELFHKLKHIEEIRGTRKPRNLKASLRPYQEAGFHWLWFLHEIGSGGVLADDMGLGKTLQTIALLLAVKNADEKEASVSKPFKALIVAPTSVVTNWMREIDRFAPSLRHAVWHGIDRKERTDELENAEVVITSYALLRRDEGLLSGISWRYVVLDEAQNIKNPLSATARAAKCLPADRRLALTGTPIENRLSEIWSIFDFVSPELLGCLDRFEEKYSRPIEAGDTKMAERLRAAIHPFILRRTKGEVAKDLPEKIEADQFCELTGEQAALYAAVLREVRAQVMGEVERVGVARSHLQILSGLTRLRQAACDPRLLGLPRDFTDEDSGKIMALRELIQTCVAGGHRVLVFSQFVSMLQIICRLMEQEQVLYEYLDGATKDRLARVENFQREDGPPVFLISLKAGGSGLNLTAADTVIHFDPWWNPAVEDQATDRVYRLGQTKVVTAYRLIAKGTIEEKILELGGKKRELVGTVLSEDVGGAKKLTKGDLEELFRFDG; encoded by the coding sequence GTGGGACTAATCTTTATCTTGTCGACTCCATTTACAAACGCTATTTCTATATTAAATGATCGAGTGATCCGCCGTCTTTTGGGTGCTCGTTCCTTTTTGCGTGGCTACAATTATGTGCGAAGACGAGCAGTTAGCCAAATCAAAATTGAGGGGGCTTCAGCTCACGCTTTCGTGTGCGGATCGCAGACGGAGCCCTATGCGGTTCAAATTCGATTGACCTCTGCGGGGATTTCCTCCGAGTGTAGTTGCCCTGCGTCATCTAAAATTCAGGGTCATTGTAAACATGTGGCTGCATTGCTGATCGCTTTGCGCGATCAGGTGTGGAGTACAGGGGCAGGATGTCAGACTCCACCCTTTGCAGAACACAGTTCTGGTGCTGTTGCTGGAAGTCCTCAAAATGGTCATGGTTTTTTAGTGGAATCTCACGCTTCTTCTTCGTTGGCCCATGCGAAGAGAAATAAACGCTCCCGTTTGCGAACATCGCGGGGAGCAAGTTCAAATGGGGGGAGAAGTGGTCGCGCAAGAACAGAAGGTATTTTGTCCTCTTCCACACCCTGTCCTTCTGGGGTGCATGTGTGGCTTCCTCATCAGGGAGTTGTGTTGCCGCAATCTATCGAATACCGCCTGCAAGTCAAGCCTGGTGTATTGACTGTGACTCTCTTGGATCCAAGTGCGCGCACCCGGCTTCTTCCCAGTACGTTGTTGGTTGCTCAGGATGAAACTCCCACGCCTGATCGAGATGCGATTCGGCTTCTGGCTCGCCTTGAAAACTCAGGGTCCCGTCGCATCGGGATTGAAGTGCGAGGGGAGGATGCCAGTGAGCTGTTGTCCCTGCTCAAAGGACGGAAAGTCATTCTAGAGCCTGCTATGATGGAGTTGCGTTTTGGTGAGGAACCTCTTAAGGCCCGTTTTGATTTAGACCTTTCAGAAAATGGTGCTCATGTTTTTGTCAAAGTCAGCTTTGCGAGGTCAGATGATTCACGTCGCTTTACGCTTACTCAAGGGGCTTGGTTTGAAGGGGATCCGGGTTGGCATGTTGATCCGCAGGAAGGGGTAGCGCGTCCTATTGAACGCCGTGTATCGCCTGCAACCATGCGGCGACTATTGAGGACGCCTGTATTGCAAGCACCGATGGAAAATCTCTCCGCGTTGATTGCGGAAGGACTTCCTCGTGTTGTTCTTCAAGTGGGTGCGGAATTGCCAGAACTCTCTCAGGTTGCCGATGTTGTGGATGTTGTTCTTACATTTCGCGTGTGGGCGACGGGGACTTTGACAGATGCTCGTGTTTTTTTGCGTGCTGCTTATGAGGACATGGAAGTTGATGTGAGGGCGGACGGTATGACGCCTCCTGTCATGGTAAAGCCTCCGGATACTGCATCTCCAACCAGGAGGGCCCGTTGTATTCGATGTGATATTGCTGCTCAGCAGGAGGCTGTTGAAAAGTTGCGCGAGCTGGGGCTCACTCCTGATGAGGAAGGGAATGGGTTTATGGCATCAGGAGACGATGCTGTGCGGTTCTGGACGGAGGGGATCAGCACTCTTCCTGAAGAGTGGGATCTTTTTATTCCTGACGATTTGGTTGATGTCCATGTTAGGACAGAGGTGTTGGGGGCTCATGCCCGTGTCTTTAGCGGGGTGGATTGGCTCTCTTTACGTCTCTCCTTTGAGGCGGAAGGGGTTGCGGTTACACAAGAAGAGTTGGCTCGCTGTTTGGCTGAGGGGCGTCGGTACGTTCGCTTGTCTGAAGGCTCATACGCCCGTGTTGATATTCAAAAGGTGCGCGAAGTGCTGCAACGTCAGGCTGAAATTCTGGCTACTAGCAATGCTTCGAATGGTCGACTCCCCCTGTCGCAGGCGGGACGCCTGCAGGATCTGCTTGCCTGTGTGAATCATTCCACTGTAAGCGATGAGACCCGTGAGCTTTTTCATAAATTGAAGCATATTGAAGAGATTCGAGGAACACGCAAGCCGCGTAATCTCAAAGCCTCTCTTCGCCCTTACCAAGAAGCAGGATTTCATTGGCTTTGGTTTCTACATGAAATTGGTTCAGGGGGAGTGTTGGCTGATGACATGGGGCTTGGTAAGACCCTGCAGACGATTGCTCTTTTATTGGCCGTCAAGAATGCGGATGAGAAGGAAGCGTCAGTTTCCAAGCCGTTCAAGGCGCTTATTGTAGCCCCTACCAGTGTTGTGACGAACTGGATGAGAGAAATCGATCGTTTTGCCCCCTCGCTTCGGCATGCGGTATGGCATGGAATTGATCGGAAAGAGCGTACGGATGAATTGGAAAATGCTGAAGTGGTCATTACCAGTTACGCTTTGTTGCGGCGTGATGAGGGGCTACTTTCAGGTATCTCATGGCGGTATGTCGTGCTTGATGAAGCTCAGAATATTAAAAATCCACTTTCAGCGACAGCTCGTGCTGCTAAGTGCTTGCCTGCTGATCGACGTTTGGCTCTGACAGGTACTCCTATAGAGAATCGGCTCTCTGAAATATGGTCTATCTTTGATTTTGTGAGTCCAGAGCTATTAGGTTGTCTCGACCGTTTTGAAGAAAAGTACTCCAGGCCTATTGAAGCGGGTGATACAAAGATGGCAGAGCGGTTAAGGGCTGCTATCCATCCCTTTATCCTGCGCCGTACGAAGGGGGAGGTTGCCAAGGATCTGCCTGAGAAGATTGAGGCTGATCAATTCTGTGAGCTGACGGGAGAGCAAGCTGCTCTCTATGCGGCTGTACTTAGGGAGGTGCGGGCTCAGGTGATGGGGGAAGTGGAGCGGGTTGGTGTTGCGAGGAGCCATCTCCAGATTTTGTCAGGGCTCACGCGGCTTCGCCAGGCTGCTTGTGATCCTCGTTTGTTGGGGCTTCCACGTGATTTTACAGATGAGGATTCTGGAAAAATTATGGCTTTGCGTGAGTTGATTCAAACCTGTGTAGCGGGGGGACATCGGGTACTGGTGTTCAGTCAGTTTGTATCGATGCTTCAGATTATTTGTCGTCTGATGGAGCAGGAACAAGTCCTGTATGAATATCTGGATGGTGCTACCAAAGATAGGCTGGCGCGTGTAGAAAATTTTCAGAGGGAAGATGGCCCTCCTGTCTTTTTGATTTCGCTCAAGGCAGGGGGCAGTGGTCTCAATTTAACTGCTGCAGATACTGTTATTCACTTTGACCCTTGGTGGAATCCTGCTGTTGAAGACCAGGCTACAGATCGGGTGTATCGATTGGGACAGACTAAGGTGGTGACGGCTTACCGTTTGATTGCGAAAGGGACGATTGAAGAGAAGATCCTAGAGCTTGGGGGGAAAAAGCGGGAGCTTGTGGGGACTGTGCTTAGTGAGGATGTGGGAGGTGCGAAAAAATTGACAAAGGGTGATTTGGAGGAGCTGTTCCGATTCGATGGGTGA
- a CDS encoding NAD-dependent epimerase/dehydratase family protein, whose product MILHTMVITKAPTSQHQPAILVTGVCGRLGKQVVRQLHRHYPVIGIDQRPFHESPKDVLHYSLDIRRKKIKDIFRMHTIGAVIHLGIMHDPRVSAAEHYSWNVIGYQKLLDYVAYFHIPKLIVLSSANVYGPHFDNLQFLKEESPLLAGQNFPEIRDLVEIDMLTQSFFWKLPDIETIIFRPTHILGRVHNAFSNFLRLPIIPTLLGFDPMIQVIHESDVVQAILKALTPGIRGIFNIAGTAPLPLSHIIKILKRPTFSLPYSLATLLMRSLWSLRITNFPAPELDYLRYLCMVDDERARTILKFHPTRSIYETILSVTEDIW is encoded by the coding sequence ATGATTTTACACACAATGGTCATTACAAAAGCTCCCACTTCCCAGCATCAGCCTGCCATCCTTGTCACAGGAGTCTGTGGACGTTTAGGCAAGCAGGTCGTTCGTCAACTCCATCGGCATTATCCTGTCATCGGGATCGATCAGCGTCCCTTCCACGAAAGTCCGAAAGATGTTCTGCATTACTCATTAGATATCCGGCGCAAGAAAATTAAGGATATCTTTCGCATGCATACGATCGGAGCCGTAATCCATCTAGGAATTATGCACGATCCGAGAGTATCCGCCGCAGAGCATTACTCGTGGAATGTGATCGGTTATCAAAAACTGCTGGATTATGTCGCATACTTTCACATTCCCAAACTCATTGTGCTTTCGAGCGCCAATGTGTACGGACCCCACTTCGATAATCTTCAGTTTTTAAAGGAAGAATCTCCCCTGCTAGCGGGACAAAACTTCCCCGAGATCCGAGATTTGGTTGAAATTGATATGTTGACACAGAGCTTCTTTTGGAAGCTGCCCGACATTGAAACCATTATTTTTCGTCCTACACACATTCTTGGACGAGTTCATAACGCTTTCTCCAATTTCCTGCGTCTCCCCATCATCCCCACCTTGCTCGGATTTGATCCGATGATTCAGGTCATTCATGAATCCGACGTCGTGCAAGCGATCCTCAAAGCGCTCACACCGGGCATTCGTGGAATCTTTAACATCGCAGGCACAGCACCTCTACCACTCTCTCACATCATCAAGATCCTCAAGCGACCTACTTTCTCTCTTCCTTACTCGCTCGCAACCCTCTTAATGCGATCGCTCTGGTCTCTCCGAATCACCAATTTCCCTGCACCGGAGCTCGATTATCTCCGATATCTATGCATGGTGGATGATGAGCGGGCACGAACCATTCTTAAGTTCCACCCCACACGCTCAATCTACGAGACCATCCTCTCCGTTACAGAAGATATCTGGTAA
- the thiC gene encoding phosphomethylpyrimidine synthase ThiC, translated as MSTRTISLTIPLDKAIPPFPASRKVLIQSPSTPHIQVPMREITTSTYPLLVYDTTGPYTDPTSSICLNQGLPPLRATWIESRRDVEIHPCTSDISQSLPSQQSTQRMRSSKRALPGRAVTQRYYARKGIITPEMEYVAIRESLTRDFDSAVITPEFVRNEIATGRAILPANINHPEAEPMIIGKHFLVKVNANIGLSAVQNSLEKEVEKMLWALRWGADTIMDLSTGNCIPEVRAWILRNSPVPIGTVPIYEALERAQGKAKELSWPLYRQVLIEQAEQGVDYVTIHAGVRLGWIPLTHHRITGIVSRGGALMATWCLAHQEENFLYTHFEEICDILRSYDVSLSLGDGLRPGSIADANDQAQFSELKTLGELTKIAWNHDVQVMIEGPGHIPMHLIEENVRLEEKHCEQAPFYTLGPLATDIAPGYDHITSAIGAALIGWHGTSMLCYVTPKEHLGLPAREDVKQGLIAYKIAAHAADLAKGHPGARNRDDALSRARFEFRWDDQFNLSLDPDTARAYHDETLPGKGAKTAHFCSMCGPRYCPMHLSQSIQNSGHTI; from the coding sequence ATGTCAACGCGCACCATTTCTCTCACGATCCCCCTTGACAAGGCGATCCCTCCCTTCCCCGCATCGAGGAAAGTGCTGATTCAGAGTCCTAGCACTCCCCACATTCAGGTTCCTATGCGGGAAATTACAACTTCAACCTATCCCCTTCTCGTATACGATACAACAGGTCCTTACACGGATCCTACTTCATCCATCTGTCTTAATCAAGGGCTCCCTCCTCTCCGCGCCACTTGGATTGAGTCCCGACGGGATGTAGAAATCCATCCGTGCACATCGGATATCAGTCAGTCCCTACCGAGCCAGCAATCCACTCAGCGCATGCGCTCATCTAAACGAGCTCTTCCGGGAAGAGCAGTCACCCAGCGCTACTACGCTCGCAAGGGGATCATCACTCCTGAGATGGAATATGTAGCCATCCGAGAATCCCTGACGCGCGATTTCGATAGCGCTGTGATTACCCCTGAGTTTGTACGGAATGAAATTGCCACTGGAAGGGCCATCCTTCCAGCCAACATCAACCATCCTGAAGCAGAGCCGATGATCATCGGGAAACACTTTCTAGTCAAAGTCAATGCCAATATCGGCCTCTCTGCTGTTCAGAATTCCTTGGAAAAGGAAGTGGAAAAAATGCTTTGGGCTCTGCGATGGGGGGCAGACACCATCATGGATCTCTCTACGGGCAATTGTATTCCAGAAGTACGCGCGTGGATCCTGAGAAACTCCCCTGTTCCCATAGGAACAGTCCCTATCTATGAAGCGCTAGAACGCGCGCAGGGGAAAGCCAAAGAGCTCAGTTGGCCTTTGTACCGACAAGTGCTTATTGAACAAGCTGAGCAAGGGGTGGACTATGTAACCATCCATGCAGGGGTCAGGCTGGGATGGATCCCCCTTACGCATCACCGCATCACAGGGATTGTTTCAAGAGGTGGGGCGCTCATGGCCACGTGGTGCCTAGCGCATCAGGAAGAAAATTTCCTTTACACTCATTTTGAAGAAATCTGCGATATCCTCAGGTCATATGACGTCAGTCTCTCACTAGGGGACGGCCTGCGTCCAGGCTCCATTGCAGATGCCAATGACCAAGCTCAATTCTCGGAACTTAAAACGCTTGGAGAATTAACCAAAATCGCCTGGAACCACGATGTACAAGTGATGATCGAAGGGCCTGGACATATCCCCATGCATCTGATCGAAGAAAATGTGCGGCTCGAAGAAAAACACTGCGAACAAGCACCCTTTTACACCCTAGGCCCTCTTGCCACAGACATTGCACCTGGCTACGACCACATAACAAGTGCCATCGGGGCCGCCCTCATCGGCTGGCATGGCACCTCCATGCTCTGCTATGTAACACCCAAAGAGCACCTCGGGCTCCCTGCACGCGAAGATGTGAAGCAAGGGCTTATCGCTTATAAAATTGCAGCACATGCTGCTGATCTAGCCAAAGGACATCCAGGAGCCCGCAATCGTGATGACGCCCTCTCACGCGCACGTTTTGAGTTCCGTTGGGATGATCAATTCAATCTCTCCCTCGACCCAGACACCGCCCGAGCCTACCACGATGAAACCCTCCCCGGCAAAGGGGCTAAAACTGCACACTTCTGCTCCATGTGTGGCCCTCGCTACTGCCCCATGCATTTGAGCCAATCCATCCAAAATTCTGGACACACAATTTAG
- a CDS encoding acetyl-CoA carboxylase biotin carboxyl carrier protein subunit yields the protein MKAEVYAPITGTVWKVHVQEGELVEQGQTCITLESMKMEIPVDAPHRGQITTILHTYGAFVSQGDVLFTLFLE from the coding sequence ATGAAGGCAGAAGTTTATGCACCTATTACAGGAACCGTATGGAAAGTACATGTTCAAGAAGGGGAGCTTGTAGAACAAGGACAAACCTGTATCACTCTGGAATCGATGAAGATGGAAATCCCTGTTGATGCCCCTCATCGGGGCCAGATCACTACCATTCTTCATACTTATGGAGCATTTGTATCGCAGGGGGATGTTCTTTTTACATTATTTTTGGAATAA
- a CDS encoding hydroxyethylthiazole kinase has translation MLCYVLDNQRTSRNKNEPAQQKQFKEIVSLSNTIVLNIKTLNVMWIKYMKESIKVAQASLIPVVLDPVGAGAAFLRTTTDLTFLKTKAISALQANTSEIPGLYALTDNTKGVESTLSPDSVLEEVRHLSIRHARVVCVSGAEDYIIVQDKVFKINNGHQLMTHGTGMGCVATSLMGAFLAVQPDLFRATISAMNVIGIVGELAAEQSTGPGNFSVSFLDISAHIKKRYLIDRLRGEDVHMTSSSQHEAKGAIQ, from the coding sequence CTGCTTTGTTATGTACTGGACAACCAACGCACTTCTCGCAATAAGAACGAGCCCGCTCAACAGAAGCAATTTAAAGAGATCGTGTCCCTCTCTAACACCATCGTCCTCAACATCAAGACACTCAACGTCATGTGGATTAAATACATGAAAGAATCTATTAAAGTAGCTCAAGCCAGCTTGATTCCAGTGGTGCTAGACCCCGTTGGAGCAGGGGCTGCCTTCCTCCGAACAACCACAGACCTCACCTTCCTTAAAACGAAAGCGATCAGTGCACTGCAGGCAAATACATCTGAAATCCCTGGTCTCTACGCCCTTACGGACAACACGAAAGGGGTAGAGAGTACTCTCTCTCCCGATTCGGTCCTCGAGGAGGTCCGTCATCTGTCCATCCGTCACGCGCGTGTAGTTTGCGTCAGTGGAGCTGAGGACTATATCATCGTCCAAGATAAAGTATTTAAAATAAACAACGGTCATCAGCTAATGACCCACGGGACAGGAATGGGATGCGTCGCCACCTCCCTGATGGGCGCTTTTTTAGCTGTCCAGCCCGATCTATTCCGCGCAACAATATCTGCCATGAACGTGATAGGAATTGTAGGGGAACTGGCCGCTGAACAAAGTACAGGTCCAGGGAATTTTTCCGTCTCTTTCCTAGATATTTCGGCTCACATCAAGAAAAGATACCTCATCGATCGTTTGCGAGGAGAAGACGTACACATGACTTCTTCCTCCCAACACGAAGCAAAAGGAGCAATCCAATGA
- the pyrF gene encoding orotidine-5'-phosphate decarboxylase produces the protein MPVVPLPPYGIALALDQEDLTAAHRLTAQVRESIGLLKVGLSLFTRVGPEAIKLGQEFQLPVFLDLKLHDIPHQIERTVAQASHLGASLLTLHAAGGARMLQQAVKQVEREGSSILLAAVTVLTSMESDDLQQLGFAHSNPQQLVLHLTRLARQEGIRAFVCSPEEASLLRKEFGPDVTLITPGIRNALPSQANRQEDQKRTATLERAFLQGANWFVIGRPISHAPDPQSAAQRFAHELSQAIATQHQNDTLTP, from the coding sequence ATGCCTGTAGTCCCCCTCCCCCCTTACGGGATCGCGCTGGCTCTAGACCAAGAAGATCTCACTGCTGCCCATCGCCTGACTGCTCAAGTACGTGAATCGATCGGACTGCTCAAAGTGGGGTTGTCTCTCTTTACCCGTGTCGGCCCAGAAGCTATTAAACTCGGACAGGAATTTCAACTTCCTGTCTTTCTGGATCTTAAACTCCACGATATCCCCCATCAGATCGAACGGACTGTAGCTCAGGCTTCTCACCTAGGAGCCTCCCTCTTAACGCTACACGCAGCAGGGGGAGCGCGCATGCTTCAACAAGCTGTAAAACAAGTTGAAAGAGAGGGATCATCTATTCTTCTTGCAGCAGTCACAGTCCTAACCTCTATGGAAAGTGACGATCTCCAACAACTCGGCTTTGCCCATTCCAATCCGCAACAACTTGTTCTTCATCTGACCCGTCTTGCTCGCCAAGAGGGGATCCGAGCCTTTGTGTGTTCTCCTGAAGAGGCCAGTCTATTGCGAAAAGAATTTGGTCCTGATGTCACTTTAATCACCCCAGGCATCCGCAATGCTCTTCCTTCTCAAGCAAACAGACAGGAAGATCAAAAGCGAACTGCAACGCTTGAGAGGGCATTTCTCCAAGGAGCGAATTGGTTTGTGATAGGACGGCCAATCTCTCACGCACCTGATCCACAATCTGCTGCTCAACGGTTTGCCCACGAGCTTTCCCAAGCAATTGCCACTCAGCACCAAAACGACACGCTTACTCCTTGA
- a CDS encoding lysophospholipid acyltransferase family protein, with protein sequence MLWSMYTPQEPLHLFKQLVKSVRLHPIWQKIRKRTDQTLDEWLINFLGEDFPAKLARVPLHLTPTGVDPFGLDPEWTKYTLAFMGFFHRYYFRTEVHGADRLLPGRLLLVSNHGGQIPIDAALIATTLVMDAEPPRLVRTMVDKWTQTLPFISTLFARVGQVVGAPENAQRLLQQGETLLVFPEGAKGISKTFDKRYQLQEFGLGFMRLAIETETPIIPVAVIGNEEQYISVANLTRVASLFQMPAFPIIPQLLIPGGQLPLPTKYRLYFGEPMMFFGDPDEDDATVEEKVSLVRKKIQSLLDQGLQSRQHIFW encoded by the coding sequence ATGCTTTGGTCAATGTACACACCTCAAGAACCCTTACATCTCTTCAAACAGCTTGTCAAATCGGTCAGACTCCACCCCATTTGGCAAAAAATTAGGAAACGCACTGACCAAACGCTGGACGAATGGCTCATCAATTTTCTGGGAGAAGACTTCCCCGCTAAGCTCGCCCGCGTTCCCCTCCACCTCACACCGACTGGCGTTGATCCGTTTGGACTCGATCCGGAGTGGACCAAATACACGCTTGCCTTCATGGGGTTCTTTCATCGGTATTATTTCCGGACAGAAGTGCACGGTGCTGATCGCCTTCTTCCAGGTCGTCTCCTCCTCGTGAGCAATCACGGAGGCCAGATCCCCATCGATGCTGCCCTGATTGCCACAACCCTCGTGATGGATGCAGAGCCCCCTCGACTCGTCCGCACGATGGTCGACAAGTGGACCCAAACTCTCCCTTTTATCTCGACGCTGTTCGCGCGTGTGGGACAGGTGGTAGGAGCTCCAGAAAATGCTCAACGACTACTTCAGCAGGGGGAAACCCTTCTCGTATTTCCGGAAGGAGCCAAAGGTATCTCCAAGACTTTCGATAAGCGCTACCAACTCCAAGAATTCGGGCTTGGCTTTATGCGCCTTGCAATTGAGACAGAAACCCCTATCATTCCTGTCGCCGTCATTGGGAACGAAGAGCAGTACATCTCCGTCGCCAACTTAACTCGAGTTGCCAGTCTGTTCCAAATGCCCGCATTCCCGATCATCCCTCAACTCTTGATCCCTGGAGGGCAGCTCCCACTTCCCACCAAATACCGCCTCTATTTTGGAGAACCAATGATGTTTTTTGGAGATCCCGATGAAGATGACGCAACCGTAGAAGAAAAAGTTTCGCTTGTTCGAAAGAAAATTCAATCCCTCCTCGATCAGGGCCTTCAATCGCGTCAGCATATTTTTTGGTGA
- a CDS encoding TrmH family RNA methyltransferase: protein MTRPSSRPEATPSTDSRLVCGYQPVREAIRAHTQKIRKLFVEHKHMLSPKLKELVSLAVSHGIPIEQIPRSRMDQMGKGIQTQGVIAYAPPFSFLSLEAIDSLLTTPLVILDELEDPQNFGAAIRSAVALGSPTVIWPEHYSAPLSPTTFRASAGAIEHARLCRVPNLPHALTQLQAQGITVIGLDTHGELPLERALPTSRNPIAVVAGAEGKGLRKSVKRACSKTAYLTMQGPLASLNVSVALAIALYEIARARSPSPLPVPFESLH from the coding sequence TTGACTCGCCCCTCGTCACGCCCAGAAGCTACCCCCTCAACTGACTCCCGTCTTGTATGCGGATACCAGCCCGTGCGAGAAGCCATTCGTGCCCACACACAAAAAATCCGCAAGCTCTTTGTCGAACACAAGCACATGCTCTCCCCCAAGCTCAAAGAGCTTGTCTCCCTCGCCGTTTCTCACGGAATCCCTATTGAACAGATCCCTCGTTCTCGGATGGATCAGATGGGAAAAGGGATCCAGACCCAGGGTGTGATTGCCTACGCCCCTCCGTTTTCTTTCCTCTCTTTGGAGGCGATCGATTCACTTTTGACAACTCCTCTGGTCATTTTAGATGAATTAGAAGATCCTCAAAATTTCGGAGCTGCCATTCGCTCCGCTGTAGCTCTCGGCTCCCCCACCGTCATTTGGCCAGAACACTACTCAGCACCTCTTTCTCCAACTACATTTCGAGCTTCAGCGGGAGCTATTGAACATGCCCGACTTTGTCGAGTCCCTAACCTGCCGCATGCACTGACTCAACTACAAGCACAAGGGATCACTGTGATAGGACTAGATACCCATGGAGAATTGCCGCTAGAGCGTGCGCTCCCCACATCCAGAAATCCTATTGCAGTAGTCGCTGGGGCAGAAGGGAAAGGACTTCGCAAAAGCGTCAAGCGGGCCTGTAGCAAAACAGCCTATTTAACGATGCAAGGCCCACTCGCTTCTCTCAACGTCTCCGTCGCATTAGCAATTGCCCTTTACGAGATCGCACGCGCTCGCTCCCCTTCTCCGCTTCCTGTCCCCTTCGAGTCTCTGCACTAA